The genomic region CAGGGCCTGTCTGACAATTCCCGTCGTCGCCCGGAGGGCGGCCTCGCGGCGTCCGGTGCGTGCTCTCGGGGTGCCGGGCGTAGATCCTCGTACTGGACGTACTTGGGTCTGCGCCGGTGCGGCGAGAGTGTGTGCATGGCGTCGCGAGACTGGGGGCACTTCCCGGCCGGAGGCTGGGGGCTGGGGGCTGGGGGGAGGGAATTGTCAGACAGGCCCTAGCCGGGGAATGCCGGAATGTCCCGGTGCCTGTCCCGGATCCCGGCCGCGGTGACGTCCGCGGCGGCGCCGGGCACCAGCGTCGGCCGGGCCCTCTCGTTCAACGCGACGGCCTGCGCGTCGCCGTGCCGCGGCGACCCGTTGTCGACCGCGGAATGACGCCCCAACGCACCGGTGGGGTCGCCGTCGGGAACCTGGTGCACGGGTGCCTGCACGGCCCGCGTGCCTCGGGTGTCCGCGTGGTGGCGTACGTCGTCACCGGCCGCCGTGTGGCCACCGGCGAGCTGCGGCCCGTACGCCGTCGCCGCGCTCTCGTCCCGCGACTGCTTCTCGGCAGCCCGGTGGTTGTCCGTCGCCCCGCCGGGCTGCTGCGGCGCCGTACCGACCGGCAGGGTCTGACCGGGAACCGCGGGCAACGGCAGGCCTGGCAACTCCGGCAGCCCGGGAAGGCCCGGCAGCGCGGGCAGTTGAGGCAGCGACGGCCACCACTGCGGCGGGGCCGGCCGCTCGACGATCCCGCCGGTGATCTGATCCACCAGATCACCAATGGGCCGACCGATGGGCCGTACGACGTCCTCGACGGCCGGCGCTGTCACGCGCTCGGTGACCGGGCGCACCACCTGCTCGGTGACCGGCCTTACGACGCGCTCGGTCACCGGCCGCACGGCAGGCTCAGTGACCGGCCGTACGACTCGCCGGACTTCGTCGGTCACGGGCGTGATCGCCTTGGCGAGTCCAGGCTGTTCGGAGCCAGAGCGGGAGCCGGAGTCAGCGGTGGAAGCGGAGCCGGGGGCAGCGGTGGAAGCGGACGGCGGCAGGGCGGCCGGCGATGGTGAGGTGGCCGACGAGGCGGTCGCGGACCGGGAGTTCGAGTCCGGGGACTGCTCTCCGAACCGCTGCGGCAGCTGCTGCCGCTCCGAACCCTTCGCCATCTGCGTCTGCTCGGCCGAACTCGTCACCGACCGCACGACCTCTGCGGGCTTCCAGGCCGGCACGACACCGTCCGCCGCGCGCGCCTGCTCCCCGCAGAGGAGCCCCAGCACGAACAACCCGCCCACCAGCAACGCCACTTGCAGCGCACGCCGTGCCGCCGCCGTGCGCGTCACGCGCAGGGCGACATCGGGCAGTACGGCTGAAGGGGCCAAGGCGGCGAGAGCCTCCCGTGCGGAGGGACGAGGTGAAGCGCGACGGAGCGGGGCGGGATGGAGCGGCCTGGGGCGCGGCTACCAGGCTGCGCGCCCCCTGAAGACGCGCCGATCCTTGCACGGGACTCCCGAGGTTGCGCAAGTCCCCTGCTACCGATGGACACTCATGTCCGCTTTTTCCGTCGTCTTTCAGCTCCGCCGCGTCTCCCCCGCTGCCGCCTCTACTGCCCCGGGTTCCCGGCGTCCGGTATCGGCAGCGGGCGCTTCTCGATCGCCGCGGCCATCACGTCCGGGAAGAGGTCGGGCGTACAGGCGAACGCCGGTGCGTCCAGCGCCGCGAGCGCCGCCGCGTGCTCACGGTCGTACGCGGGAGCCCCCTCGTCGGACAGCGCCAGCAGCGTCACGAACTGCACCCCCGATGCCTTCATCGCCGCGACCCGCTTCAGCATCTCGTTCCGGATGCCGCCTTCGTAGAGGTCGCTTATGAGGACGACCACGGTGTCGGCCGGGCGCGTGATCTGCGACTGGCAGTACGCCAGCGCCCTGTTGATGTCCGTACCGCCGCCGAGCTGCGTACCGAACAGCACGTCGACCGGGTCGTCGAGTTGGTCGGTGAGATCGACGACCGCCGTGTCGAACACTACGAGCCGGGTGTTGATGGACCGCATGGAGGCGAGCACCGCACCGAACACGGACGCGTAGACGACCGACGCCGCCATCGACCCCGACTGGTCGATGCAGAGGATGACCTCCTTCTTCACCGACTGCGACGCGCGCCCGTACCCGATGAGCCGCTCGGGCACGATCGTGCGGTACTCGGGCAGGTAGTGCTTGAGGTTGGCCGAGATCGTGCGGTTCCAGTCGATGTCGTGGTGGCGTGGCCGGTTGATACGGGCACTGCGGTCGAGAGCACCGGTGAGCGTGGCCCTGGTACGGGTCGCGAGCCGCTTCTCCAGGTCCTGAACCACCTTGCGTACGACCGCTCGTGCCGTTTCCTTGGTCGTCTCGGGCATGGCCTTGTTGAGCGACAACAGCGTGCCGACCAGGTGGACGTCCGCCTCCACCGCCTCCAGCATCTCCGGCTCCAGGAGCAGGGCGGACAGGCCGAGCCGGTCGATGGCGTCCCGCTGCATGACCTGGACGACGGAGGACGGGAAGTACGTCCGGATGTCCCCCAACCACCGGGCAACGGACGGCGCCGACGCCCCGAGCCCCGCCGAACGCTCCCTCCCCGCCCGCGCCGTGCCCCCCTTGCCGTTCCCGTACAACGCACCGAGCGCCCCGTCCATCGCGGCGTCCTGCCCGGCGAGCGAGCACCCAGTGCCGTCCGCGTCCTCCCCACCCAGCACGAGCCGCCAACGCCGAAGTCGCTCGTCGACGGCGAAGGCGAAGGCGAAGGCGTCGGCGTCGGCGTCGGCGTCGGCCGGATCGGGCGCGCCGGCCTCGTCAGCCGCTTCCGTGTTCACCGCTCCCGCGCTCATCGGCCCACCCCCACAAGGTCGTTGTCATCGGCGTCGTTGTCGTTGGTGCTGGTACTGGTGCTGGTGTCATTGGTGCTGCTGTCATTGGTGCTGCTGTCGGCGGCGGCGTCCGCGGCTTCGTCCAGCCCCAGCAACATGCGCAGCACCGGCAGCACCGCGTCGGCGCGCCCGGTGTCGAGATCGGGCGCGAAGCCAGGTATGCCCGAGGCGGCGGCCGTGGCGCTGCCGCGGGTTCCCGGTCCGCGCCGGACCAGTTCGCCAAGGGTGCGGCGCACTCCGGGCTCGTACGCCGAGAAGGTGCGCCGCAGCAACGGCAGCACGTCGGTGAACGCGTCCCCCGGCACCCCCGTCAGCCAGGCGTCGACCAGCCCGAGCAGCCGCTCGTCGTGCACGAGCAGCAGCCCGCCCCCGGAACCCCCGCCGACGAACCCCTCGATCCACGCCGCCGCGTCCCCCGGCTCCGTCCCCGGCGACAGCACGAGCCCCATGAGCCGCGCAGCCTCCTCCTGCCCCAACTCCCCGTCGTCCAGCAGCAACCGCACAGCCCGCCCCCGGATGACCCCGGGAACCGTGTCCCGCCCGGACAGCGTGCCCAGAACGCCGTGCCAACGGCCACGTATACCCACACGGGAGCCGCCCCCTGTCCGGGCCCTCTCCCCGGCCCGCGCGGAGGCGTCCTCGGCCCGCGCGGAGGCATCCTCGTCCCCCTCCCCCAGCAACCCCACTGCCCCGTGGACCGCGTCCACATGGCCCCGCATCTCCTCCGCGGCCTCCGTGTCGAGCGCGGCGCAGGCCGGGGGCAGCCCGACGAAGACGCGCTCGGCCAGCCCCGCGGCGACCTCGGCCAGGGCCTGCGTACCGGTGCCGCGCACGTCGCCGTAGCGGAGGGAGCGGACCAGGGCGGGCAGTGCCTGGGCGAGGTGCCCGACGTCGGTGTCCAGGGCGGCGCGGTCGGCGAGGATCCGCATCACCACCGGGAGCGCGTCCGGGAGTTCGGCGAGGAGGCAGCGCTCGGCGAGGCCCGTGACGTCGGCGAGGGAGCGTGCGCCGACGGCGTCCGCCTCGGCCTTCGCGGTCGCGGCAGCGATCACGGTCGTGCCCCACACCCCGGCCTCGGCCACCCGCACCGCCAGCTCCGGCTCCCACCGCAGCCGCCAGGTCTCCCGGAACGTACCGGTGCTGCCGCGCGACGCGGCCGGCTCGCCCCACTCGACGCCCAGAAGGCGCAGCCGGTGCAGCAGCCTGCTGCGCCCGGCGTCGTTCTCCTTGCGCAGGTCGAGCTCCAACTCCCGCTCCTGCGCCTCCGGTTTGAGCCGCAGCCGCCGCTGGAGCCGGTCGAGGTCTCGCTGCAACGGCACGGCGGGCGCCGCCGCGGGCACCTCGCCCAGGACATCACCGACGACGAGCCGGTCGTGCACGAGCGCGAGCGGCACGTCCGAGCCCTCGCACATCACGGCCCGTACGGCGTCGGTGGTCTCGGTCAGGCCGGGCAGGGGGCGGCCCCGCATCGCGGCGAGCGTGTCGGCGAGCCGCACCGCCTCTATGACGTGCGCCGACGAGACGAGCCGGTCCTCGTCACGCAGCAGCCGGGCCACCTTCGTCATCCAGCGCTCGATCGGGCGGTCGGCGGCGCCGAACAAGTGCCCGTACCAGCCCGGTGAGTCGATCCCCGCGCCGTAGCCGCTCATCCGCGACAGCCGCCGGTGCGTCCAGGGCACCCACGTCATGTCGGCCTTGGCCTTGGGCAGTCCCTTCAACAGCGCCCGGTCGGCGGCGACGGTGGTCCGCTGCCGCAGCGCGGGCACGTGCCAGGCACCGCACACCACGGCCACGTCGTCCCCGAACTCCCGCTGAGCCGCCCGCACCTGGAGCCGCATGTACGCCTCCCGCACGAGATCCCGCTCGTGTCCGCCGGTTCCGTACGCCTCCCGCAGCGCCCCCATCGCCTCGCCGAGCACCTCGAACGGCACAAACGGTGCCAACGCGTCCCCGTCGTGCGCCCCCCGGTGCTCGATCACGTCCTCCCACCACCGCTCGGGGTCGTCGTACCCGGCGGTGTGGGCGAGCACGGCGAGCGGGTCGATCCGCACGGCCTCCTCGGGCTCGGCCGGAAGTCCGCCCGGCTCCCGCGCCCTCGCCCCCTCCCCTCTCTCCGACGCTTCCTCCTCCGATGCCTCCTTCTCCTCTTTCCCCTCCGTCTCCTCCCGTCCCCATGCCAGCGTGTGCGTGGCCGGGAGGTCGATGAAGCGGGCCGGCACCCCGTGCTCCAGGGCCCAGCGGATGGCCACCCATTCCGGCGAGAACTCGGCGAGCGGCCAGAACGCCGACCGCCCCGGCTCGTCCACGACATGCGCGAGAAGGGCGACGGGCGGCCGCATGTCCTCGTCGGCGGCCAGCGCGATCAACGCGTCGGCCTCCGGCGGCCCTTCGATGAGTACGGTGCGCGGGCCCGCCGCCTCCAGCGCGGCCCGTACGGCCCGGGCCGAGCCGGGGCCGTGGTGGCGCACCCCGAGCAGCAGGGGCCCGGTCGTCCCGTCGCGTCCGCTCACGCGCTCACCTCCCGGCAGGCGCGGTAGAAGTCCTTCCAGCCGTCGCGCTCGCGGACGACCGCTTCCAGGTACTCCTGCCAGATGACGCGGTCGGCCGCCGGGTCGCGGACGACGGCACCGAGGATGCCCGCGGCGACGTCGCTCGCGCGCAGAACTCCGTCCCCGAAGTGGGCGGCCAGGGCGAGCCCGTTCGTGACGACGGAGATGGCCTCCGCGGTGGACAGTGTGCCGCTGGGCGACTTCAGCTTCGTACGCCCGTCGGCGGTGAGGCCGTCGCGCAGCTCCCGGAAGACCGTGACGACACGGCGGATCTCGTCGACGCCGTCGGGCACGGAGGGCAGGTCGAGGGAGCGGCCGATCTGGTCGACGCGGCGCGAGACGATGTCGACCTCGGCGTCGGCGCTCTCCGGCAGCGGCAGGACCACCGTGTTGAAACGGCGGCGCAGGGCGCTGGACAGGTCGTTCACGCCGCGGTCGCGGTCGTTGGCCGTGGCGATCAGGTTGAACCCCCGTACGGCCTGAACCTCCGAGCCCAACTCCGGTATCGGCAGGGTCTTTTCCGACAGGATCGTGATGAGCGAGTCCTGTACGTCGGCGGGGATACGGGTCAGCTCCTCGACCCGGGCCGTCATCCCCTCCGCCATGGCCCGCATGACCGGGCTGGGCACCAGCGCGTCCCGGCTCGGCCCGTTCGCGAGCAGTTGCGCGTAGTTCCAGCCGTAGCGGATCGCCTCCTCCGGGGTGCCGGCCGTGCCCTGCACGAGCAGGGTGGAGTCGCCGCTGACCGCCGCCGCCAGGTGCTCGGACACCCACGTCTTCGCCGTGCCGGGCACGCCGAGCAGGAGCAGGGCCCGGTCGGTGGCGAGCGTGGTGACGGCGACCTCGACGATGCGGCGCGGGCCGACGTACTTCGGCGTGATCACCGTGCCGTCCGGCAGCGTGCCGCCGAGCAGGTAGGTCGCGACGGCCCACGGCGACATCCGCCAGCGGACCGGACGCGGGCGGTCGTCCTGCGCGGCCAGTGCCCCGAGCTCGGCGGCGAACGCGTTCTCGGCGTGCGGCCGCAGCGCCTCGCCCTCCGCTGCTTCCCTCGTGTGCGCGGAGTGGTGCTGGCTCGGTTCGACGGACGTCTGGTCGACGGACACGGACATGGAGCGGTCCCCCTTGCGGCTCGGCCGGTTCGGATCTGGTTCCACCGTGCACTACGCCACTGACAATCGCTCTGACCTGCACAAACGCACTCGCCGAGGCCGATTGTCAGTGGTGGGACCTACCTTCGATGACATGACTCAGCAGGGGGTGCGCTGGACTGCGGATCAGGTGCTGGCACTGGCGCCTGACGTCGCGTCACGCAAGGCGGGCAGCAAGCTCGGCGCGGCAGGGCCGTGGTCGGAGGCGGGGAGTACGGACGAGGGGACGGTGTGGGGACTGTGCAGGGGAAGTGGCAGCAGGCCGTATCAGACGGTGATCGACATCGCGGACTCCGCCGGGCCCGCCTACAAGTGCAGTTGCCCGAGCCGCAAGTTCCCGTGCAAGCACGCGCTGGGGCTGCTCCTGCTCTGGGCGGGCGAGGACGGCGCGGTGCCGCGGGGGCAGGTGCCGGACTGGGCGGAGGAGTGGACGGAGGCGCGGAGAAAGCGCGCGGACGACAAACGGGCGGCGAGCGCGGCGGGTTCCCCGGCCTCGGGTGATCCGGAGGCCGCGCGGCTCAGGGCGGAGCGGCGGGCCGAGCGGATCACCGCGGGGGCCGCGGAGTTGGAGCAGCGGCTGACCGACCTGCTCCGGGGCGGCCTGGCCACGGCGGAGCGGGCGGGGTACGGGCTGTGGGAGGAGACGGCGGCCCGGATGGTCGACGCACAGGCGTCCGGACTGGCCGCGCGGGTGCGGGAGTTGGGGGCGATCCCGTCGTCGGGGCCCGGCTGGCCGGTGCGGCTGCTGGAGGAGTGCGCGCTGCTCCATCTCCTCGACCAGGGCTGGCTGCGCCGCGAGCGGCTGCCGGACGGCCTGGCCTCGACGGTCCGGTCCCGGATCGGGCTGACCGGCTCGGCGGACGGCCCGCCGGTCCGCGACCACTGGCTGGTCCTCGCCCAGTACGACACGTCGGACAGCCGCCTCACCACCCGCCGCATCTGGTTGCACGGGGCGGAGTCGGGGCGCACGGTCCTGCTCCTGTCGTACGGGGCGGCCGGCCGCGCACCTGAACTGGCCCTGCCGGTCGGGCTGGCGTTCGACGCGGAGATGTCCGCGTATCCGGGTGCGGGGCAGCTGCGGGCCGCGCTCGGCGAGCAGTTCACGTCCCCGGCACCCACGGCCGTTCGCCCGCCGGGAGTGAGCGTGGCGCGGGCAGCCGCCCAGTACGGCGAGGCACTCCGGGACGACCCGTGGCTGGACTCCCGCCCGGTGGTACTCGGCCGCGTCATACCCACCCCGGACGGCGACGACTGGCAACTGGCCGACGCCGACGGCGATCTGGCGCTCCCCCTCACCCCGGCGGCCCGGTCCGGCTCCGGCCTGTGGCGCCTGGTCGCCCTCTCCGGCGGCACACCGGTCACGGTCTTCGGAGAGTGCGGCCACCGCGGCTTCACTCCCCTCACGGCCTGGCCGGAGGGCCCGGGCAAGGCGGTGCCCTTGTGCTGACGTCACCATCACCGCACTCGCCCTCGCCCTCGTCTCCGACCGCGGCCCTGCCGCTCCTTACGGGCCTGACCGACTTGCCGGACCTGATGCCCCCTACGGACCAGGTGAACCAGACGAACCAGGTGAACCAGACGGACCAGGCGGACCAGGCGGATCCATGGAAGGGACTCTCATGAACAGGACCCCCGCCCCCACGGACGCGGCCGGCGGCAGCCGCTGGGAGGAGCTCGTGACCGCGGCGCTCCTGGGGACCGCGCGGCGTACGCCGTCGGGGGTGCCGGCCGGCCGGGAGGCGCCGTCGGCGTTGCTGGACGCGGCGGCCGTCGAGACCCTGCGACGGCGGGCCGGGATGCGGCCGGGGCGGGCGGCGGCCCTGGTGGAGCCCGCGGCGGCGGACCCGCGTCCGGCGTTGCCGACCGCGGCCGTACACAGACTGGGGATGCTGCTCGCCGACCGAACCGGGACGGGCGGAGGCAGCGGTGGCGGTAACGGCGGCGGCCGCAGAGGGTCGACTCCCGACCTCATGGAGCTGCTGCCGCAGTGGCTCGCCACGGCGAACCAACGCGGGTTCGCACCACCCCCGGAGACGCTGCCCGCGCTGCTGGACGCGGCCCGGGGGCGTACGGACCTACGGCCGGCGGTACTGACGTTCGCGGGGCCGCGCGCACTGTGGCTGGCCCGGCTGAACGCGGACTGGCGGTTCGCGCTGCGCTCGACACCGGGCGGCGGGGCAGCTCTGCCCGGGCCCGAGGAGCCCGATCGCATACGGGAGTTGTGGGAGGAGGGGCTGTTCGCCGAGCGGGTCGCGCTCCTCTCGGCGATACGGACGCGGGACGCGGCAGCCGCGCGGGACCTGCTCGCCGCGACGTGGGCGACGGAGCGGGCCGAGGACCGGCTGATGTTCCTCGACTCGTTGCGGACGGGGCTGTGCGCGGCGGACGAGCCGTTCCTGGAGCGGGCGTTGGCCGACCGGAGCCGCAACGTACGGGCCACGGCGGCGGAGTTGCTGTCCGCGCTGCCCGGTTCGGCGCTCGCCGGGCGGATGGCGGAGCGCGCGGAGTCCTGCGTGGCCGTGGACCACACGCACGGCACGCCGACGATAGCGGTCGAAGCGCCGCACGAGTGCGATCCGGGCATGGAGCGGGACGGAGTCGTTCCCAAGGCTCCGGCGGGGCGGGGTGAACGGTCCTGGTGGCTGGGCCAGTTGGTGGAGGCGGCACCGCTCGGTACGTGGTCGCGGCGGCTCGGGGGACGTACGCCGGAGGAGATCGTGGCGTTGCCCGTGGCGGACGACTGGCAGGGCGAGTTGCATGCCGCGTGGTGCCGGGCGGCGGTGCGCCAGCGCGACCCTTCCTGGTCCAGAGCGCTGCTGGGAGCCCCCGCCGCGCCGGAGGCGGGCGGCCCCGGCGCGGTGTCACTCGCCGAGCGGGCGAAGCTGCTCGGCATGCTGGGGGCCGCGGAGCGGGCCGACTGGGTGGCGGGGTTCATAGCCGTGCACGGCCTGTCCGAGGCGTTCCAGCTGCTCGGAGTGTGCGCGGTGCCCTGGGCGGGGCCCTTGGGGCGGGCGGTGGTCGACGCTCTCAACATCGCGCGCGACGCGGGGAGTTATCCATGGAGTTTCAGCGGAGTCATGGGCCTGGCCGAACGCTGCCTGGACCCTTCGGAGGCGCCCCACCTGGAAACCCTCACAGCCGTCCCCGACGAACAGGAGAACGCGGCCCCCGGCGCCGGCAGCTACTGGGCGGAGTCCTTCCAACGCCTGGTCACAACGTTGCGCCTACGGGCGGCCATGCAGAGAGAACTCACGGAGGAATAAGCACTCAGGCGTCGACCGAACGAAGACACCGACTCGCAGCAACCTCACAACGGGCTCACCCCCACCCACCCAGGGGCGCGGGGAACTGCGCGACCAGCCCCCAC from Streptomyces sp. NBC_00878 harbors:
- a CDS encoding VWA domain-containing protein — encoded protein: MSAGAVNTEAADEAGAPDPADADADADAFAFAFAVDERLRRWRLVLGGEDADGTGCSLAGQDAAMDGALGALYGNGKGGTARAGRERSAGLGASAPSVARWLGDIRTYFPSSVVQVMQRDAIDRLGLSALLLEPEMLEAVEADVHLVGTLLSLNKAMPETTKETARAVVRKVVQDLEKRLATRTRATLTGALDRSARINRPRHHDIDWNRTISANLKHYLPEYRTIVPERLIGYGRASQSVKKEVILCIDQSGSMAASVVYASVFGAVLASMRSINTRLVVFDTAVVDLTDQLDDPVDVLFGTQLGGGTDINRALAYCQSQITRPADTVVVLISDLYEGGIRNEMLKRVAAMKASGVQFVTLLALSDEGAPAYDREHAAALAALDAPAFACTPDLFPDVMAAAIEKRPLPIPDAGNPGQ
- a CDS encoding DUF5682 family protein; its protein translation is MSGRDGTTGPLLLGVRHHGPGSARAVRAALEAAGPRTVLIEGPPEADALIALAADEDMRPPVALLAHVVDEPGRSAFWPLAEFSPEWVAIRWALEHGVPARFIDLPATHTLAWGREETEGKEEKEASEEEASERGEGARAREPGGLPAEPEEAVRIDPLAVLAHTAGYDDPERWWEDVIEHRGAHDGDALAPFVPFEVLGEAMGALREAYGTGGHERDLVREAYMRLQVRAAQREFGDDVAVVCGAWHVPALRQRTTVAADRALLKGLPKAKADMTWVPWTHRRLSRMSGYGAGIDSPGWYGHLFGAADRPIERWMTKVARLLRDEDRLVSSAHVIEAVRLADTLAAMRGRPLPGLTETTDAVRAVMCEGSDVPLALVHDRLVVGDVLGEVPAAAPAVPLQRDLDRLQRRLRLKPEAQERELELDLRKENDAGRSRLLHRLRLLGVEWGEPAASRGSTGTFRETWRLRWEPELAVRVAEAGVWGTTVIAAATAKAEADAVGARSLADVTGLAERCLLAELPDALPVVMRILADRAALDTDVGHLAQALPALVRSLRYGDVRGTGTQALAEVAAGLAERVFVGLPPACAALDTEAAEEMRGHVDAVHGAVGLLGEGDEDASARAEDASARAGERARTGGGSRVGIRGRWHGVLGTLSGRDTVPGVIRGRAVRLLLDDGELGQEEAARLMGLVLSPGTEPGDAAAWIEGFVGGGSGGGLLLVHDERLLGLVDAWLTGVPGDAFTDVLPLLRRTFSAYEPGVRRTLGELVRRGPGTRGSATAAASGIPGFAPDLDTGRADAVLPVLRMLLGLDEAADAAADSSTNDSSTNDTSTSTSTNDNDADDNDLVGVGR
- a CDS encoding AAA family ATPase, giving the protein MSVSVDQTSVEPSQHHSAHTREAAEGEALRPHAENAFAAELGALAAQDDRPRPVRWRMSPWAVATYLLGGTLPDGTVITPKYVGPRRIVEVAVTTLATDRALLLLGVPGTAKTWVSEHLAAAVSGDSTLLVQGTAGTPEEAIRYGWNYAQLLANGPSRDALVPSPVMRAMAEGMTARVEELTRIPADVQDSLITILSEKTLPIPELGSEVQAVRGFNLIATANDRDRGVNDLSSALRRRFNTVVLPLPESADAEVDIVSRRVDQIGRSLDLPSVPDGVDEIRRVVTVFRELRDGLTADGRTKLKSPSGTLSTAEAISVVTNGLALAAHFGDGVLRASDVAAGILGAVVRDPAADRVIWQEYLEAVVRERDGWKDFYRACREVSA
- a CDS encoding SWIM zinc finger family protein; amino-acid sequence: MTQQGVRWTADQVLALAPDVASRKAGSKLGAAGPWSEAGSTDEGTVWGLCRGSGSRPYQTVIDIADSAGPAYKCSCPSRKFPCKHALGLLLLWAGEDGAVPRGQVPDWAEEWTEARRKRADDKRAASAAGSPASGDPEAARLRAERRAERITAGAAELEQRLTDLLRGGLATAERAGYGLWEETAARMVDAQASGLAARVRELGAIPSSGPGWPVRLLEECALLHLLDQGWLRRERLPDGLASTVRSRIGLTGSADGPPVRDHWLVLAQYDTSDSRLTTRRIWLHGAESGRTVLLLSYGAAGRAPELALPVGLAFDAEMSAYPGAGQLRAALGEQFTSPAPTAVRPPGVSVARAAAQYGEALRDDPWLDSRPVVLGRVIPTPDGDDWQLADADGDLALPLTPAARSGSGLWRLVALSGGTPVTVFGECGHRGFTPLTAWPEGPGKAVPLC
- a CDS encoding DUF5691 domain-containing protein, giving the protein MNRTPAPTDAAGGSRWEELVTAALLGTARRTPSGVPAGREAPSALLDAAAVETLRRRAGMRPGRAAALVEPAAADPRPALPTAAVHRLGMLLADRTGTGGGSGGGNGGGRRGSTPDLMELLPQWLATANQRGFAPPPETLPALLDAARGRTDLRPAVLTFAGPRALWLARLNADWRFALRSTPGGGAALPGPEEPDRIRELWEEGLFAERVALLSAIRTRDAAAARDLLAATWATERAEDRLMFLDSLRTGLCAADEPFLERALADRSRNVRATAAELLSALPGSALAGRMAERAESCVAVDHTHGTPTIAVEAPHECDPGMERDGVVPKAPAGRGERSWWLGQLVEAAPLGTWSRRLGGRTPEEIVALPVADDWQGELHAAWCRAAVRQRDPSWSRALLGAPAAPEAGGPGAVSLAERAKLLGMLGAAERADWVAGFIAVHGLSEAFQLLGVCAVPWAGPLGRAVVDALNIARDAGSYPWSFSGVMGLAERCLDPSEAPHLETLTAVPDEQENAAPGAGSYWAESFQRLVTTLRLRAAMQRELTEE